One Alicyclobacillus acidoterrestris DNA window includes the following coding sequences:
- a CDS encoding spermidine synthase: protein MMRFGGRGGWQGAVDEARPDRPVFPYQRAFSSLVWTLPRVQSFLSIGVGTGTALNSVRRHHEAAELYGVEIDEAVLNVAIHYFHAPNHREATYYVGDGFAYIRADLPFLYDLVFVDAYMRNAIYQPALDPHSLAPLKARLMPGGAIAYNLIGSNLRSGAIGTLIRAAKSQFTYVLDLPVGIPFSDQNRLVVFTDDEQVVKQWRSQLGQAPMLMWYERLTWPSRLRRI, encoded by the coding sequence ATGATGCGGTTTGGCGGGCGAGGCGGCTGGCAAGGTGCAGTCGACGAAGCTCGGCCAGACCGACCGGTTTTTCCGTACCAACGCGCATTTTCTAGCTTGGTATGGACGTTACCCCGGGTCCAATCTTTTTTGTCTATTGGCGTTGGCACGGGAACAGCGTTAAACTCCGTTCGTCGGCACCACGAAGCTGCAGAGCTGTATGGCGTCGAAATTGACGAGGCAGTTCTCAATGTCGCGATCCACTATTTTCATGCCCCGAATCACCGCGAGGCAACCTACTATGTGGGAGATGGATTTGCCTACATTCGAGCAGATCTCCCATTTTTGTACGATCTCGTCTTTGTCGACGCGTATATGCGCAACGCCATTTACCAGCCTGCGCTTGACCCGCACTCGCTGGCGCCATTAAAAGCTCGACTGATGCCTGGCGGGGCCATTGCTTATAACCTGATTGGATCAAATTTGCGATCCGGCGCGATAGGCACATTGATTCGAGCGGCGAAATCGCAGTTTACCTATGTGCTAGATCTGCCTGTCGGCATTCCTTTTAGTGATCAAAATCGTCTCGTGGTGTTCACGGATGACGAACAAGTGGTTAAACAGTGGCGCAGCCAATTGGGACAAGCCCCGATGCTGATGTGGTACGAACGGCTCACGTGGCCATCGCGCTTGCGCCGAATCTGA
- a CDS encoding pseudouridine synthase — protein MERLQKVLAHAGVASRRKCEQLIAEGRVTVDGQTITEMGYLVDAEKQAIAVDGKPVAAEQKVILLLNKPTAYMTTVSDPEGRRTVMSLLPQVAERLYPVGRLDYDTSGLLLFTNDGALTERLLHPSRDIEKVYRVTVEGKVDKEARQRLAEGIELEDGLTAPAQVEMLRQGDESVVQIAIHEGRNRQVRRMFEALGLPVKRLKRIAFGPIALGHLKTGQWRLLEPAEWKALYRSVELTPPPYARPTFPKVERKERPARRGKKPARHGTRNRKKS, from the coding sequence ATGGAACGTTTACAAAAAGTATTGGCGCACGCAGGGGTGGCTTCACGGCGAAAGTGTGAACAACTGATTGCCGAGGGCCGCGTGACAGTGGATGGGCAGACGATTACCGAAATGGGCTATTTAGTCGACGCAGAAAAACAGGCCATCGCGGTAGACGGCAAGCCGGTCGCGGCAGAGCAAAAAGTCATCCTTTTGTTGAATAAACCGACCGCTTATATGACGACCGTGTCCGACCCAGAGGGCAGAAGAACGGTGATGAGTCTTCTCCCGCAAGTCGCTGAGCGCCTATATCCTGTCGGTCGCTTAGATTACGACACGAGCGGCTTGTTGCTATTCACGAACGATGGGGCATTGACTGAACGCTTGTTGCATCCGTCTCGCGATATCGAAAAAGTCTATCGAGTGACGGTCGAGGGAAAAGTCGACAAAGAAGCTCGGCAGCGTTTGGCTGAAGGGATTGAACTGGAGGATGGACTCACTGCGCCAGCACAAGTAGAGATGTTGCGGCAGGGAGACGAGTCGGTTGTGCAAATCGCGATTCATGAGGGCCGCAATCGGCAGGTGCGACGCATGTTTGAAGCGCTTGGCTTGCCGGTGAAACGACTCAAGCGCATCGCCTTTGGCCCCATTGCGCTCGGGCATTTGAAAACCGGCCAGTGGCGTTTACTTGAGCCAGCCGAGTGGAAGGCGTTGTATCGCAGTGTCGAACTCACGCCACCCCCTTATGCACGTCCGACGTTCCCGAAAGTTGAGCGCAAGGAGCGCCCTGCCCGGCGCGGGAAAAAACCAGCGCGACACGGGACGAGGAACCGGAAAAAATCTTGA
- a CDS encoding DUF2953 domain-containing protein — protein MIWLCIVLAVLICLAMLLLLPVEIRIHYEHFQEDDRGTLEIRYLFGLVHLKRELTKMKVGMTDEGPTVGAKTESDKHASKGMLSAAELPEIFRDLRSIWDFRRTAGRILGRFGRHLHVQVITLEANVGFTDAVLTGTSIGFLYMVVEMVFGYVSQYCRLHQVPTVAIHPVFNQSVLQVRTQGIMKVRLGYAISAGIRLLVAWKRRT, from the coding sequence ATGATTTGGCTTTGTATAGTCTTGGCAGTTCTCATATGCCTCGCCATGTTGTTGCTACTTCCCGTGGAGATTCGCATTCATTATGAACACTTTCAGGAGGATGACCGGGGGACTCTGGAAATCCGTTACCTGTTTGGGTTGGTGCACCTAAAGCGAGAATTGACGAAGATGAAGGTGGGTATGACCGACGAAGGGCCTACAGTAGGTGCCAAGACGGAGTCCGACAAGCACGCGTCGAAAGGCATGCTCTCTGCGGCGGAACTGCCCGAAATATTCCGGGACCTTCGTTCGATTTGGGATTTCCGGCGCACCGCTGGACGCATTCTCGGCCGCTTTGGGCGCCATCTGCACGTACAAGTGATCACGCTTGAGGCCAACGTCGGATTCACAGACGCCGTGCTGACCGGAACTTCGATTGGCTTTCTGTACATGGTTGTTGAAATGGTATTTGGCTACGTATCGCAGTATTGCAGACTTCATCAAGTCCCAACGGTTGCCATTCATCCGGTGTTTAATCAGTCCGTCTTGCAGGTGCGAACACAAGGCATAATGAAGGTGCGCTTGGGTTACGCTATCAGCGCAGGCATCAGGCTTCTCGTAGCCTGGAAAAGGAGGACGTAA
- a CDS encoding segregation and condensation protein A translates to MSYEVKLALFEGPLDLLMHLIRKNEVDIYDIPIADITDQYLGYLRAMEEWSLEIASEFVVMAATLLAIKSRMLLPRTRSAGSEEDEEDPRAPLVEQLIEYQRCKWAALQLSDMATAQAQVYSRLPMDLSAYKSKDAPELTGVTLWDLVDAFRKLYMRMPKAERVAEIRGHVERVEDLMGHIVERLQRYQRIEFSQLMDFVHNRHTLVTAFLAILELIKDGALRYLQEEAFGPLELIWIGETNPDATVVSG, encoded by the coding sequence ATGTCATACGAGGTAAAACTCGCTTTGTTCGAGGGACCGCTGGATTTGCTAATGCACCTTATCCGCAAAAATGAAGTCGATATCTACGACATTCCGATTGCGGATATCACGGATCAGTATCTAGGGTATTTGCGGGCGATGGAGGAGTGGTCCCTCGAAATTGCCAGTGAGTTCGTGGTGATGGCTGCGACACTGTTGGCGATTAAGTCGAGAATGCTCCTGCCTCGGACGCGTTCGGCTGGCTCCGAGGAGGATGAGGAAGATCCGCGGGCACCCCTGGTTGAGCAATTAATTGAATACCAGCGCTGTAAGTGGGCCGCTCTGCAGTTATCTGACATGGCGACCGCACAAGCACAGGTGTATTCTCGTTTGCCTATGGATCTTTCGGCGTACAAGAGCAAGGATGCGCCAGAGTTGACAGGGGTCACGCTGTGGGACTTAGTCGATGCGTTTCGCAAGTTGTATATGAGAATGCCGAAGGCGGAACGCGTGGCGGAGATTCGCGGACACGTCGAACGCGTAGAAGATCTCATGGGCCATATCGTCGAGCGCTTGCAGCGTTATCAGCGCATCGAATTCTCTCAGCTCATGGATTTTGTCCACAATCGACACACGCTGGTGACGGCGTTTCTTGCGATTTTAGAACTCATTAAGGACGGCGCGCTTCGCTACCTGCAGGAAGAAGCGTTTGGTCCACTTGAACTGATTTGGATAGGAGAGACGAATCCCGATGCAACGGTTGTCAGCGGTTGA
- a CDS encoding site-2 protease family protein: MIFSNLSSPFYILTIFIVLFSLVIHEFAHALVADWLGDKTPRRNGRLTLNPLAHLELLGIIMILFAPVGWARPVPINMSNFKRPRLAMILAVAAGPVANLVLAVLAYVVLAVANLGVTDWLTSILYRIAEVNVALFAFNIIPLPPLDGSQILRNLLPLKQAIAYSRLDVYGPFIILFLFIIPYFNTWVFSPFVYWLNGLIGSLFF; the protein is encoded by the coding sequence TTGATCTTTTCCAATTTGTCATCGCCGTTTTACATTCTTACAATCTTTATTGTGCTCTTTAGCCTCGTCATTCACGAATTTGCACACGCGCTAGTCGCAGACTGGCTGGGAGATAAAACGCCGCGCAGGAACGGTCGCTTGACCCTCAATCCCTTAGCGCATCTCGAACTGTTAGGCATTATTATGATATTGTTCGCACCAGTTGGCTGGGCGCGTCCCGTACCAATTAATATGAGCAATTTTAAGCGGCCACGCTTGGCGATGATTTTAGCTGTGGCGGCTGGGCCTGTAGCCAATCTCGTATTGGCGGTTCTCGCTTACGTCGTGCTAGCTGTAGCGAACCTCGGCGTCACGGATTGGCTGACCTCTATTCTCTACCGGATTGCGGAAGTCAACGTGGCGTTATTCGCGTTCAATATCATCCCGCTGCCGCCACTCGATGGTTCGCAGATCCTGCGCAACTTATTGCCTTTAAAGCAGGCGATTGCCTATAGTCGGCTCGATGTCTATGGTCCGTTTATCATCCTGTTCTTGTTTATCATTCCGTATTTCAATACATGGGTGTTTTCTCCGTTCGTCTATTGGCTCAATGGGCTGATTGGCTCCCTGTTTTTCTAA
- the scpB gene encoding SMC-Scp complex subunit ScpB, with protein MQRLSAVEAILFASGSDGLETGDIAHILECSKEEARLLCEQLRSVLEERGAGIMLQEVADTWQLTTRPEYAPYLKRMAQAPMQSSLSAAALEVLAIVSYKQPITRAEIDEIRGVQSDRALATLVHRQLIREVGRQDAPGRPILFGTTDQFLRHFGLKSLAELPPLPPPPTDQDISLFALPSEIARD; from the coding sequence ATGCAACGGTTGTCAGCGGTTGAGGCGATTTTGTTTGCCTCTGGAAGTGATGGTTTAGAGACCGGTGATATCGCGCATATTCTCGAGTGCTCTAAAGAAGAGGCGCGTTTGTTGTGCGAGCAGTTGCGCAGTGTCTTGGAGGAAAGAGGCGCCGGTATTATGCTTCAGGAGGTTGCTGACACGTGGCAGCTGACGACCAGACCGGAATATGCGCCCTATCTGAAACGCATGGCGCAGGCGCCGATGCAGTCGAGTCTATCTGCCGCAGCACTCGAGGTCCTCGCCATTGTGTCGTACAAACAACCGATTACGCGAGCCGAGATTGACGAGATTCGCGGTGTTCAATCTGATCGGGCGCTCGCAACGCTCGTCCATCGTCAGTTGATTCGGGAAGTCGGTCGTCAGGATGCGCCCGGCAGACCGATTCTATTTGGCACCACAGATCAATTTTTGCGCCACTTTGGACTAAAGTCCCTAGCGGAATTGCCCCCTTTGCCGCCCCCGCCGACAGACCAAGATATCTCTTTGTTCGCGTTGCCTTCGGAAATCGCGCGAGACTGA
- a CDS encoding nucleoside recognition domain-containing protein: MIDFIWLVLFLAGIVTAMFTGNMSKVADAIIHGSERGVTLSIGLISVIALWLGLMNIAEKAGAIAWLSRLLRPIARRLFPSVPVDHPAMGAILANMSANLLGIGNAATPLGLKAMHELQTLNEDKETASDAMCTLLAINTASITLIPTTVIAIRMQYHSHEPTAVVGTTLLASAIGTAFAIVLDRVFRKLSRRRRAA, encoded by the coding sequence GTGATAGATTTTATCTGGCTTGTATTGTTTTTGGCAGGGATTGTAACAGCCATGTTCACCGGGAACATGAGCAAGGTCGCCGACGCCATCATCCATGGGTCCGAACGCGGCGTGACGCTGTCGATTGGTTTGATTAGCGTCATTGCCCTGTGGTTAGGCCTGATGAATATCGCCGAAAAGGCGGGTGCCATCGCGTGGCTATCGAGACTTTTACGTCCGATTGCGCGTCGCTTGTTTCCGTCTGTTCCGGTCGATCACCCTGCAATGGGTGCCATCCTCGCAAACATGAGCGCCAATCTACTGGGGATTGGCAATGCCGCAACGCCACTTGGTCTTAAGGCGATGCATGAACTTCAGACCTTAAACGAAGACAAAGAGACGGCCAGCGACGCGATGTGCACGCTGTTAGCCATCAATACTGCAAGTATTACGCTCATTCCTACGACTGTGATCGCCATTCGCATGCAGTACCATTCCCACGAACCGACGGCTGTTGTCGGAACGACACTCCTTGCGTCAGCCATTGGCACCGCCTTTGCCATTGTCCTCGATAGGGTCTTTCGCAAGTTGAGTCGCCGGCGGAGGGCTGCCTAA
- a CDS encoding spore maturation protein, with translation MQTMMSTVSEWLLPLIVGSILLFGFIKRVPIYNTFVDGAKGGFATSIKLIPHLIAMVVAVAVFDASGAMNILVKWLEPCLTWLHIPPEVAPMALLRPISGQGSLAFMINIFEQPDKGPDSWLGMLASTMQASSDTTLYILTVYFGSVGIRRFRYAMGVGLLSDFVSVLASVFAVSLLSGMIHF, from the coding sequence ATGCAGACCATGATGAGCACAGTTAGCGAGTGGCTGTTGCCGTTGATTGTCGGATCCATCCTCCTGTTTGGATTTATCAAACGGGTGCCGATTTACAACACATTTGTCGATGGCGCGAAGGGTGGATTTGCAACTTCCATTAAACTGATTCCACACCTCATTGCAATGGTTGTGGCTGTGGCGGTATTTGACGCATCGGGCGCTATGAACATCCTCGTCAAGTGGCTCGAGCCATGCTTGACTTGGTTGCATATTCCGCCTGAGGTCGCCCCGATGGCACTGTTGCGGCCCATCAGCGGACAAGGTTCGTTGGCATTTATGATCAATATTTTTGAGCAGCCAGACAAGGGGCCCGATTCGTGGTTGGGTATGCTGGCGTCGACCATGCAGGCTTCCTCGGATACGACACTGTATATCCTCACTGTGTATTTTGGCAGTGTCGGCATTCGTAGATTTCGGTATGCGATGGGCGTAGGTTTGTTGAGTGATTTTGTCAGCGTATTGGCATCCGTCTTCGCCGTGTCCTTGTTGTCTGGTATGATACACTTCTAG
- the ytfJ gene encoding GerW family sporulation protein: protein MDHPIQGLMQTAMSNIREMVDVNTIIGDPVETPDGTVILPVSKVGFGFAAGGSEFSPAPSQGNGGADGEHPFGGGSGGGVSITPIGFLIVHGNNVRLLSTDNQNQLYDRLIDMAPSVMERIQSFMQPKGKMGGQQMGQTPPVV from the coding sequence TTGGATCATCCAATTCAAGGCCTTATGCAAACCGCGATGTCGAACATACGTGAAATGGTTGATGTGAATACCATTATTGGCGATCCCGTCGAGACCCCGGATGGAACCGTCATCCTCCCAGTTTCCAAAGTGGGATTTGGCTTTGCCGCTGGCGGTAGTGAGTTCAGTCCTGCACCGTCGCAGGGAAATGGCGGAGCGGACGGTGAACATCCGTTCGGCGGTGGATCCGGCGGTGGCGTCTCCATCACGCCAATTGGCTTCCTCATCGTTCACGGGAATAACGTCCGTCTGTTGTCCACGGACAATCAAAATCAATTGTACGATAGGCTCATCGATATGGCGCCATCGGTGATGGAGCGCATTCAATCGTTTATGCAGCCCAAAGGCAAAATGGGCGGGCAGCAGATGGGTCAAACGCCACCAGTGGTGTAA
- a CDS encoding YhcN/YlaJ family sporulation lipoprotein: protein MKIRMAFAGAALTAVLLSGCGANVNNGSQPAADVMNATQHVTKQAPTGALGDKQHVQIARTIADGLVKRGYAKQAFAFVVGNTAYVAINQKHPTKTNLGMRQKNAIVKAVKQIDHRVKTVYVSASPDAFHRFQSFAGDMKAGKPVSAVWDNFRTMVSLVFPTGH from the coding sequence ATGAAAATCAGAATGGCATTCGCAGGGGCCGCACTCACAGCCGTGCTTTTAAGTGGTTGCGGTGCAAACGTCAACAACGGCTCGCAACCCGCGGCAGATGTGATGAATGCGACACAGCATGTCACCAAACAGGCCCCAACCGGCGCGCTGGGTGATAAACAACATGTGCAAATTGCCCGAACCATCGCCGATGGGTTGGTTAAGCGAGGCTATGCGAAACAAGCATTTGCGTTTGTCGTCGGGAATACCGCGTATGTCGCTATCAATCAAAAGCATCCGACAAAGACAAACTTGGGGATGCGGCAAAAGAACGCCATTGTCAAAGCGGTCAAGCAAATAGACCACCGCGTAAAGACTGTGTACGTCAGTGCCAGCCCAGATGCGTTTCACCGGTTTCAGAGTTTCGCAGGGGACATGAAAGCTGGGAAACCGGTTAGCGCCGTGTGGGACAACTTTCGTACGATGGTCAGTCTCGTGTTTCCGACCGGGCACTGA